A stretch of Besnoitia besnoiti strain Bb-Ger1 chromosome III, whole genome shotgun sequence DNA encodes these proteins:
- a CDS encoding hypothetical protein (encoded by transcript BESB_047110): MAALHSALDVSRFGPPPSSSRQSQTGLQSACPRSPYFCPLGLTPQRIPGMDASREVAAHNSSALRAPPSHQRSVQASTLTSFSVSLSSAAANPLPSELSTAAGSLSAEAARPFGPGERASDPLSRFLARNASFCVWRSPCPPAGVSASSMPPGGASGDVRAPSLTSVLPIILASPLRRKKALRKTDAARQSFNDEAPESPLRSTAARARTASVPAAEASARRRAASAEPRIPSAGEAGPAASPGPRGLRDQGSPLASSRAAAHPAEQESRAHAAPQPASPAAPSLLFVSPSLFAGDATRAGDGKAGGSGADGEGHFSFFSSPSRAAGAVFSRELKPPVQQPAHGASPFSLLAPCPPSASPFASSLEAAPSAVAPPAFSAAATPMFLSPSPRSPFLRASAVAAADAGGGMQASGARRKSDFIEMAPNRWTWGVRLGERAWEAYRQQMALTSHFAVTSDEIARSLLQGQYPNKSALSRPEGARRKTYEGLHDEAPRLGEAEPRGRARSSEGRAGGSETRADARRGSSSEAEDLALARKLQELSSDDESLLSVDSRAGNFRSATPRLLLPAASQQRRARSVEEGGDEKATLFLDADLTSSEEEGERPSSQKPAIAEEDGRETAPAWRGGERRVADASQTHHARPDSSSANRAQDAGEAPTERAVRRHDVHLTMAPQLGAPVQPPLRDVVARTPIVLGAPHKTRSRPSVQMRLNREANAVYVSSQERQREMQQSRKLSARRIGEPDSPVSSSLSLRGAASSPARHASHPSAEAPLQEPASCLRPSRAPREELSLRREPLPRASRQSHGAQPAHAESRASASVSARFPPPPPLLGGGAEASLRERRASLQAEDSSLRRGGREDAQSEPAESEKEGGSGEGGAEAEVRGRRDSRRGAPPRAGLDRRRVKRGEGEAHASLSPSGARSGPSAPRRATDEGLFSASSEDSALVAPVSLPRRASDQSRLARLSFSEQQGRRSGDGSAEKARGRRSSVELPRGHRDQGAGDGRRASGGEVREDKKKGVGGAAELAGAEDRAPSEAERNWKESGKGGLAERDTLRRLEGSGEPAVSPAPAEELPANDRADYGRRREDDADETQSLSSETSLEDFLARSDPYGDSPASEEKRGRRASAGAAPAPPSAAPPPASLGTDASQATATEEGDGTSFSSPPDLFADAAGGFGHDDFLDAEPLGDQDARESGDGEEPLGAAASALALLSDALDRPAADAGGIEGEDASTPAHARGAASSAAAAPLSALSAALVEASATPPPAARTTTALAVQTDGLPAPPPPVVGSVQRGIQTSPASSPEGRRRSSREARARKGGEKSRGLTRATMPPRLPVVTIGARLVEEPISVLARHEDGGGGDEGEEVEGADGVVFVEGGASAASAESDREAPSAPPGSPVRSARSAQKRRYPLRQRLPALKSWLGEYARYGYSEDGKWGLVGVSRCVNQDALRAVARDVTVDGVLGAVAGKREEKKRQELMRNGTLLELAVDERQKLLQLGQHVRVSDSEGDEAAAPGERRDRRRHEKAKRKRREGKRGGTGDTKRRRRRQTAAGERAEPRERRERLNEDAEAAWRSEQGAEGGGDDADWGVGETHAEEDEPQAPERRRRRGGLPQESDSDEGGERAEETAKKRQEKRSERRKSGGRGFSEDETELPKSEGERRRGKRVIHDDDQEDNAQPTDLTSTTYEEGEDGTRRLFTYKAVTLPPEWTWMNANPQGTLQTALISRCGASSHSLLLRLAPGTTKPPIDSGSFLHYGVVSAGRGLHVKVGEKEATLDAEGMFFVPQHTVWSLVNTSRGESVEVYLTFWQMP; this comes from the exons ATGGCCGCCCTTCACTCCGCACTCGACGTCTCGCGCTTcgggcctccgccgtcttcttctcgacAGTCCCAAACCGGCCTGCAGTCTGCTTGTCCGCGGTCCCCGTATTTCTGTCCCCTCGGActgacgccgcagagaatcCCAGGCATGGATGCCTCGAGGGAAGTCGCCGCGCATAACTCCAGTGCGCTCCGCGCACCTCCTTCGCATCAACGAAGCGTGCAGGCCTCAACTCTCAcgtccttctctgtctcgctttcttctgccgcggcgaatCCGCTGCCTTCCGAGCTTTCAACGGCTGCGGGTTCCctctctgcggaggctgcgcgtcCATTCGGGCCCGGTGAGCGCGCGTCCGACCCCTTGTCTCGCTTTCTTGCGCGAAACGCCTCGTTTTGCGTATGGCGCTCGCCCTGTCCTCCGGCgggtgtctccgcgtcctcgatGCCTCCCGGGGGCGCGTCTGGAGACGTGCGGGCACCGAGCCTCACGAGCGTCTTACCGATCATCCTGGCGagtccgctgcggcggaagaaggcctTGCGCAAAACCGACGCCGCTCGCCAGTCCTTCAACGACGAAGCCCCTgagtctccgctgcgcagcaCCGCCGCTAGGGCGCGCACGGCCTCAGTcccggcggcagaggcgagtgcgcgccgtcgcgccgcgtccgcagagccgcgcatcccttccgcaggcgaggcaggacctgccgcgtcgcccggtCCTCGTGGACTCCGAGACCAAGgttctcctctcgcgtcttcgcgcgccgctgcccacCCCGCCGAGCAGGAGAgtcgcgcgcacgcggcgccacagcctgcgtcgcctgccgcgccgtcgctgctctTCGTGTCGCCTTCCTTGttcgcgggcgacgcgacgcgggcgggaGACGGCAAggcaggcggaagcggcgccgacggcgagggtcacttttcgtttttttcaaGCCCGAGCCGGGCGGCAGGGGCGGTCTTTTCGCGTGAGTTGAAGCCACCCGTGCAGCAGCCTGCGCatggcgcgtcgcccttctctcttctcgcgccgtgtccgccgtctgcctcgcccttcgcctcgagtctcgaggccgcgccgtccgcggttgcgccgcctgcgttctccgcggcggcgacgcccatgttcctctccccctcgccgcgctcacCGTTTCTCAGGGCGAGCGCGGTCGCTGCAGCTGACGCCGGGGGCGGGatgcaggcgagcggcgcgcggcggaaaagCGACTTTATTGAGATGGCGCCGAATCGCTGGACGTGGGGCGTGCGtctcggcgagcgcgcttGGGAGGCGTACAGACAGCAGATGGCGCTGACCTCGCACTTTGCCGTGACCAGCGACGAAAtcgcgcggtcgctgctTCAGGGCCAATACCCGAACAAGTCCGCGCTCTCCAGgcccgaaggcgcgcggcggaagacctACGAAGGGCTCCAcgacgaagcgccgcgcctcggcgaagcagaacctcgcgggagggcgcgcagcagcgaaggtcgcgcaggcgggagcgagacgcgggcggacgcgcgcagaggctcgTCCTCTGAGGCAGAAGATCTCGCTCTCGCACGGAAGCTGCAGGAACTCTCATCCGACGACGAGTCCCTGCTGTCAGTCGACTCGCGGGCAGGGAACTtccgcagcgcgacgccgcgtctcctcttgccagcggcctcgcagcagaggagagcgcgctccgtggaagagggcggagatGAGAAGGCGACCCTTTTTCTCGATGCAGACCTTACCTCTTCtgaggaagagggagagaggccgAGTTCGCAAAAACCAGCAatcgcggaggaagacgggcgCGAAACTGCTCCTGCCTGgaggggcggagagagacgagtcGCGGACGCGAGCCAGACGCATCACGCGAGGCCGGATTCCAGCTCCGCAAATCGCGCTCAAGACGCAGGGGAGGCGCCGACAGAGCGTGCGGTTCGCCGTCACGACGTTCATCTT ACCATGGCGCCGCAGCTTGGAGCGCCTGTTCAGCCACCGCTCCGCGacgtcgtcgcccgcacgCCGAtcgtcctcggcgcgccgcacaaGACGCGCAGCCGGCCTTCCGTGCAGATGCGGCTCAACAGAGAGGCGAACGCAGTCTACGTCTCCTcgcaggagagacagcgagaaa TGCAGCAGAGCCGAaagctctctgcgcggcgcatcGGGGAGCCGGACTCGCCCGTCTcgtcgtctctttctcttcgaggcgcggcttcctctcccGCGAGGCATGCGTCGCATccctccgcagaggcgcctctgcaggagcCAGCATCCTGTCTGCGACCGTCGCGTGCGCCGAGAGAAGagctctcgctgcggaggGAGCCTCTGCCTCGGGCGTCTCGCCAGTCTCACGGTGCGCAGCCGGCTCACGCGGAAtctcgcgcgtcggcctctgtttccgcgcggtttccgccgccccctccgctgcttggcggaggcgcggaggcgtcgctgcgagagagacgcgcgtcgctgcaggcggaggactcttcgctgcgccgaggagggcgcgaagacgcgcagagtgAGCCGGctgagagcgagaaggaaggggGCTctggcgagggaggcgcagaggcagaagtGCGTGggcggagagacagccgccggGGAGCAcccccgcgcgccgggcTGGACAGGCGCCGAGTCaagaggggagagggagaggcgcacgcgtcgctgtcgccgagTGGAGCCCGCAGCgggccttctgcgcctcgcagggcCACAGACGAAGGCCTTTTTtcagcgagcagcgaggaTTCCGCCCTCGTGGCGCCTGTCTCccttccgcggcgagcgagcgaccAGTCGCGTCTGGCTCGCCTGAGCTTCTCTGAGCAGCAGGGAAGGAGGAGCGGCGACGGGAGCGCTGAGAAGGCACGCGGCAGGCGATCCAGCGTCGAGCTCCCGCGTGGGCATCGAGACCAAGGAGCCGGAGACGGTCGACGCGCCTCGGGCGGCGAAGTGCGTGAGGACAAGAAGAAGGGAGTGGGGGGCGCAGCTGAGCttgccggcgcagaggaccgGGCGCcaagcgaggcagagagaaacTGGAAGGAGTCAGGAAAGGGAGGGCTTGCCGAGCGAGATACGCTCCGGCGTCTCGAGGGCTCAGGAGAGCCGGCTgtctcgccagcgccggcagaggaGCTCCCTGCGAATGACCGCGCAGACtacgggcgccggcgcgaggacgacgcagatgAGACGCAGAGTCTGTCGAGCGAAACGTCCCTCGAGGACTTCCTGGCACGCAGCGACCCGTACGGAGACTCTCCAGcgagcgaagaaaaacgagggcggcgcgcgtctgcgggcgccgcgcccgcgccgccgtcggccgcaCCGCCCCCCGCCTCTCTCGGGACCGACGCTTctcaggcgacggcgacagaagaaggcgacggaacgtccttctcgtctcctcccgaTCTCTTCGCtgacgcggccggcggctTTGGCCACGACGATTTTCTCGACGCGGAACCTCTGGGGGAtcaagacgcgcgagagtcgggcgacggcgaggagcccctgggcgccgctgcctcggccCTGGCGCTTCTGTCTGACGCGCTCGACAggccggcggcagacgcgggcggcatcgagggcgaggacgcctcaacgccggcgcacgcgcgaggcgccgcgtcttcggcggcagcggcgccgctctcggcgctgtccgctgcgctcgtggaggcctctgcgacgccgccacccgccgcgcggacgacgacggcgctggCGGTGCAAACCGAcggcctgccggcgccgccgccgcccgtggTGGGCTCCGTGCAGCGCGGCATCCAGacttcgccggcgtcctcgcccgaggggcgccggcgctcgtcgcgcgaggcccgcgcgcggaagggaggcgagaagagccgcgggctgacgcgggcgacgatgcctccgcgtctgccggtTGTCACGatcggcgcgcgtctcgtcgAGGAGCCGAtctccgtcctcgcgcgccacgaggatgggggggggggagacgagggggaggaggtggagggcgcggacggcgtcgtcttcgtggagggcggggcgtccgcggcctcggcggagtCCGACAGAGAAGCGCCCTCAGCCCCGCCGGGCTCGCCGGtgcgctcggcgcggagcgcgcagaagcggcggtatccgctgcggcagcgcctgccggcgctcAAGTCGTGGCTGGGGGAGTACGCGCGCTACGGCTACTCAGAGGACGGCAAATGGGGCTTGGTAGGTGTGTCGCGCTGCGTGAACCaggacgcgctgcgcgcggtcgcgcgagACGTGACGGTCGacggcgtcctcggcgcggtcgccggcaagcgcgaagagaagaagcgccaaGAACTCATGCGAAACGGCACTCTCCTCGagctcgccgtcgacgagCGCCAAAAACTGCTGCAGCTTGGCCAGCACGTCAGAGTCTCCGActccgaaggcgacgaggccgcagcccccggcgagcgccgcgaccggcggAGGCACGAGAAGGCcaagcggaagcggcgcgaggggaAGCGCGGAGGGACCGGCGACAcgaagcgacggcgcagaaggcagacagccgcaggcgagcgggcggaaccgcgcgagcggcgcgagcgcctaAACGAAGATGCGGAAGCAGCGTGGAGAAGTGAGCAAGGGGCGGAGGGAggtggcgacgacgcggactGGGGCGTCGGGGAGACGcatgcggaggaagacgaaccgcaggcgcccgagcgtcgcaggcgcagaggcggcctgCCCCAAGAGtccgacagcgacgagggaggggagcgagcggaggaaaccgcgaaaaagcggcaggagaagagaagcgagagaagaaagtcCGGAGGGAGGGGTTTTAGTGAGGACGAGACCGAACTCCCCAAGAGCGAAggggagcgacggcggggcAAGCGCGTCATCCACGACGATGATCAAGAGGACAACGCACAGCCAACAGACCTCACCAGCACAACTtatgaagaaggcgaagacggcacTCGAAGGCTGTTCACCTACA AGGCTGTCACGCTGCCCCCAGAGTGGACTTGGATGAACGCGAATCCGCAAGGCACTTTGCAG ACTGCCTTGATAAGTCGGTGTGGGGCGAGCAGCCACTCGCTcctcctgcggctcgcgcctgGAACGACGAAACCTCCAATCGACAGCGGATCGTTTCTTCAC TACGgagtcgtctccgccggtcGGGGACTGCATGTGAAGgtcggcgagaaggaggcgacgctggaCGCGGAAGGGATGTTTTTCGTTCCGCAGCACACAGTTTGGAGCCTCGTCAACACTTCTCG ggGCGAGAGCGTCGAGGTCTACCTGACTTTCTGGCAGATGCCATGA
- a CDS encoding hypothetical protein (encoded by transcript BESB_047120), which translates to MDGDFGAASGGFGDIDDFASSQDMSLNPSPLPAQSSTSPFVSRSPREDSGANLQLSGGFGDSDLSAFQPGADTFVNGVRDASRDVDPFFDNASRAADTFLVEENDMFLMEGNGEKRTSSEIGAGSGYSPPVFQEERAASQKRLGEEDEFSTPGHMNGVYGLMPEPTPAEPQIRKEEMPNGQPAQNSQRSTSANVDTQVDEQARRAVEAVQEQMRREVEARRREEDEMKREQRELAQEELKDFYERRKQLIERRSKANQAKENESGNLTASERSGSWSRVIQLIDADDKVRSRGASSAGASNAAIGSKDRCKMRELLVELSSQEEGTAGGDKRGMN; encoded by the exons ATGGACGGCGACTTTGGTGCAGCAAGTGGAGGATTTGGAGACATCGACGACTTCGCGTCGTCCCAGGACATGTCTCTGAACCCTTCCCCGCTTCCAGCCCAGAGCTCGACGTCTCCCTTCGTTTCGCGCTCCCCTCGCGAGGATTCAGGCGCGAACTTGCAACTCAGCGGCGGCTTCGGCGATAGCGACCTGTCTGCCTTCCAGCCAGGTGCTGACACATTCGTGAACGGTGTTCGGGACGCCTCCCGTGACGTGGACCCTTTTTTCGACaacgcgtctcgcgcggcagaTACGTTCCTTGTAGAGGAGAACGACATGTTCCTCATGGAAGgcaacggcgagaagcgTACCTCGAGTGAAATCGGAGCCGGAAGCGGCTACTCGCCGCCAGTCTTCCAGGaagagcgcgccgcgagtcAGAAGCGACttggcgaagaggacgagtTCAGCACTCCGGGTCACATGAACGGCGTTTACGGCCTCATGCCGgagccgacgccggcggagccacAGATTAGGAAAGAAGAGATGCCTAATGGACAGCCTGCGCAGAACAGCCAGAGGTCGACGAGCGCCAACGTGGATACCCAAGTTGACGAGCAGGCGCGACGTGCCGTCGAAGCCGTGCAGGAGCAGATGCGTCGCGAagtggaggcgcgacgcagagaggaagatgAGATGAAGCGAGAGCAGAGGGAACTTGCTCAGGAGGAGCTCAAGGACTTCTACGAGCGCAGAAAGCAGCTCATCGAACGGCGCAGCAAAGCGAACCA GGCGAAGGAGAACGAGTCTGGAAATCTGACCGCAAGCGAGCGCAGCGGTAGCTGGTCGAGAGTCATTCAGTTGATTGATGCGGATGATAAAGTCCGCTCCCGCGGGGCAAGCAGCGCTGGAGCTTCGAATGCGGCCATCGGCTCGAAAGACCGTTGCAAAATGAGGGAGTTGCTCGTCGAGCTGAGTTCGCAGGAGGAGGGCACCGCGGGCGGTGACAAGCGCGGTATGAACTGA